A section of the Citrobacter farmeri genome encodes:
- a CDS encoding DUF2238 domain-containing protein: protein MIRTLHPGLLTVAALILTLILIYTGLSAGEKITWLMEVTPVIVVVPLLLATAKRYPLTPLLYTLIFFHAIILMVGGMYTYAKVPIGFDVQDWLGLSRNPYDKLGHFFQGLVPALVAREILLRGKIVRGNKMLAFLVCCVALAISATYELIEWWAALAMGQGADDFLGTQGDPWDTQSDMFCALLGALTSVILLARIHCRQLKRYRLVAG from the coding sequence ATGATCCGCACATTGCATCCTGGCCTGCTCACTGTTGCTGCCCTGATACTGACGCTTATCCTGATCTACACCGGCCTCTCGGCGGGTGAGAAAATCACCTGGCTTATGGAAGTGACGCCGGTGATTGTTGTAGTACCGCTGCTGCTGGCAACCGCAAAGCGCTACCCGCTTACGCCGCTGCTTTATACGCTGATTTTCTTCCATGCCATCATCCTGATGGTGGGCGGGATGTACACCTACGCCAAAGTGCCCATCGGTTTTGACGTGCAGGATTGGCTGGGCTTAAGCCGCAATCCATACGACAAACTGGGTCATTTCTTTCAGGGGTTGGTGCCAGCACTGGTCGCGCGTGAAATTCTGCTACGCGGCAAGATTGTTCGTGGAAATAAGATGCTGGCATTTCTGGTTTGCTGCGTGGCGCTGGCGATCAGCGCCACTTACGAGCTGATTGAATGGTGGGCGGCACTGGCGATGGGGCAAGGCGCGGATGATTTTCTTGGTACTCAGGGTGACCCCTGGGATACCCAGTCAGACATGTTCTGCGCGCTGTTGGGCGCGTTAACCTCGGTGATTTTGCTGGCGCGCATTCATTGCCGACAGTTGAAGCGCTATCGGTTAGTTGCCGGATAA
- a CDS encoding SemiSWEET transporter — MEWISLIGYLAASLTTLSFLPQAIKVIATRNTQGISGLMYVMFVCGLVMWLIYGLLIEDTAVSMANFLTLVFALPILVIKYRRG; from the coding sequence ATGGAATGGATTTCGCTGATAGGCTATCTGGCGGCAAGCCTGACCACACTCTCTTTTCTGCCACAGGCGATAAAAGTCATCGCGACCCGTAATACGCAGGGGATTTCCGGCCTGATGTACGTCATGTTTGTCTGCGGGTTAGTGATGTGGTTGATCTACGGATTGCTCATTGAGGACACGGCGGTCAGCATGGCGAACTTTCTGACGCTGGTGTTCGCCTTGCCGATTCTGGTGATCAAATACCGCAGGGGGTAG
- the fumA gene encoding class I fumarate hydratase FumA, with protein MSNKAFFYQAPFPMGKDETEYYLLTSDYVSVSEFEGESILKVEPQALTLLAQQAFHDASFLLRPEHQQQVASILHDPDASENDKYVALQFLRNSEIAAKGILPTCQDTGTAIIMGKKGQRVWTGGGDEAALSKGVYNTYIEDNLRYSQNAALDMYKEVNTGTNLPAQIDLYTVDGDEYKFLCVAKGGGSANKTYLYQETKALLTPGKLKNFLVEKMRTLGTAACPPYHIAFVIGGTSAESTLKTVKLASTHYYDALPDTGNEHGQAFRDTQLEQELLEEAQKLGLGAQFGGKYFAHDIRVIRLPRHGASCPVGMGVSCSADRNIKAKINREGIWIEKLEHNPGQYIPEALRQAGEGEVVKVDLNRPMKEILAQLSQYPVSTRLSLTGTIIVGRDIAHAKLKERIESGEGLPQYIKDHPIYYAGPAKTPAGYPSGSLGPTTAGRMDSYVDLLQSHGGSMIMLAKGNRSQQVTDACQKHGGFYLGSIGGPAAVLAQQSIKHLECVEYPELGMEAIWKIEVEDFPAFILVDDKGNDFFQQIVSKQCANCAK; from the coding sequence ATGTCAAATAAAGCGTTCTTCTATCAGGCACCTTTCCCGATGGGGAAAGACGAAACAGAGTACTACCTGCTCACTTCCGATTATGTCAGCGTGAGTGAGTTTGAAGGAGAGTCCATACTGAAAGTTGAGCCGCAAGCCCTGACGCTGCTGGCGCAACAAGCTTTCCACGATGCCTCCTTCTTGCTCCGCCCCGAACATCAGCAACAAGTCGCCTCCATTCTTCATGACCCCGACGCCAGCGAAAACGATAAATATGTCGCGCTGCAATTCCTGAGAAACTCCGAAATCGCCGCCAAAGGCATTCTGCCGACCTGTCAGGATACCGGCACGGCCATTATCATGGGGAAAAAAGGCCAGCGTGTCTGGACAGGGGGAGGTGATGAAGCGGCGCTGTCAAAAGGGGTGTACAACACCTATATCGAAGACAATCTGCGCTATTCACAGAACGCCGCGCTGGATATGTACAAAGAGGTCAACACCGGTACCAACCTGCCGGCACAGATCGATCTCTACACCGTTGATGGCGATGAATATAAGTTCCTCTGCGTAGCAAAAGGCGGCGGTTCTGCCAACAAAACCTATCTGTATCAGGAAACCAAAGCGCTGCTCACTCCGGGTAAGCTGAAAAATTTCCTCGTTGAGAAAATGCGTACGCTCGGTACCGCAGCCTGCCCACCGTACCATATCGCTTTTGTGATTGGTGGCACGTCTGCAGAAAGCACACTGAAAACCGTGAAGCTCGCCAGCACGCACTACTACGACGCACTGCCTGACACCGGTAACGAGCACGGTCAGGCGTTCCGCGACACACAGCTGGAACAGGAACTGCTGGAAGAGGCGCAAAAACTCGGTCTCGGCGCGCAGTTTGGCGGCAAATATTTCGCCCACGATATCCGCGTGATCCGCCTGCCGCGCCACGGCGCCTCCTGCCCGGTCGGTATGGGCGTCTCCTGCTCGGCAGACCGTAACATCAAGGCCAAAATCAACCGCGAAGGGATCTGGATCGAAAAACTGGAGCACAACCCAGGCCAGTACATCCCGGAAGCCCTGCGTCAGGCCGGTGAAGGCGAAGTGGTAAAAGTTGACCTCAATCGCCCGATGAAAGAGATTCTGGCTCAGCTTTCTCAGTATCCGGTTTCAACCCGCCTGTCGCTGACCGGAACCATTATCGTGGGTCGCGATATCGCGCATGCGAAGCTAAAAGAGCGTATCGAATCTGGCGAAGGATTGCCGCAGTACATTAAAGATCACCCGATCTACTACGCAGGACCGGCGAAAACACCGGCGGGTTATCCGTCAGGTTCATTAGGCCCGACCACCGCGGGCCGTATGGATTCCTACGTCGATCTGCTGCAATCGCACGGCGGCAGTATGATCATGCTGGCGAAAGGTAACCGCAGTCAGCAGGTGACCGATGCCTGCCAGAAACACGGCGGCTTCTATCTGGGCAGTATTGGCGGCCCGGCAGCAGTGCTGGCACAGCAGAGTATCAAGCATCTGGAATGCGTGGAGTATCCGGAACTGGGTATGGAAGCGATCTGGAAAATTGAAGTGGAAGATTTCCCGGCGTTCATCCTGGTGGATGACAAAGGCAACGATTTCTTCCAGCAGATTGTCAGTAAGCAGTGCGCTAACTGCGCGAAATAA